A single region of the Sorghum bicolor cultivar BTx623 chromosome 7, Sorghum_bicolor_NCBIv3, whole genome shotgun sequence genome encodes:
- the LOC8060915 gene encoding putative disease resistance RPP13-like protein 3 has translation MEATVLSVGKSVLDATLSYTRSAVAEEVALQLRIQNDHDFVRDELQMMQSFLMAADEEPEDDNRVSNTWYKQVGSVAYDVEDCLHDFSVHLDRSSCWPLVRKLRERRRIAGRMKELRAKVEDVSKRNMRYQLFRDPASRPAATAAEQRSRTEAAIFGINEARHANKADLVHLVNNGSEKLGVIAVWGTSGDLGQTSVIRAAYDHAHVRSRFPCRAWVRVTDPFSPREFVQSLVDQFTSDVGVHVLLETEKELATEFSRYVEDNRYLIVLNNVSTIEQWDRIKICFPNKMKGSRIIVSTTQVEVANLCPGQEIQVSELSQLSADQTLYAFYDKDSQDTEAVTGSNVATTSAHNSLSPTKKNPSEGADGNNAARNNLTRIYSLEEESRLIGRDREKSDIMELILNQSGQELPVISVWGMGGLGKTTLVKDSYQSQSLSSMFEKRACVTVMHPFILGEFLKNLVMQLDVESSERSVIHFGGSTRKSLATLEVEDLIKELARLLENKRCLIVLDDLSSTAVWDSIIRSFPRINNTSRIIVTTREENVARHCSSRPENVYKLNVLQYKDALDLFTKKVFKETSDLDSHPELIHEAKMILKKCNGLPLAIVTIGGFLANQPKTVLEWRKLNKHICAELEMNPELEVIKSILTKSYDGLPYHLKSCFLYLSIFPEDHKVSRRRLVRRWIAEGYSREIRDKTVEEVADSYLMELIDRSMVLPSQQSDYSRKAIDSCHVHDLMREIGISKSMEENLVYRLEGAGSSSKSQGIVRHLAISSNWKGDKSEFENLVDLSRVRSVTVFGTVRPFYFSEKMRMLRVLDLEGTEGLVDHHLGQIGELYHLKYLSLRGCGDIYYLPESFGNLRQLETLNIAFTNVRKLPKTITRLTKLQLLRAGTVGNNEAAVGGQLCLLTLFSMACCAAWCAPRLLKRRLNFDGEPNRDDVCTVCCCSLIPLLATRESLRGVQLPNGIRKLKAMQTMGLVNLAHGKKVLRDIGTLTQLRKLAVTGISRKNAAELCFAISSLSSLESLLLRADGNIGLLGCLLFMPTPPRNLQSLKLYGTLGPELPTWIAGIQSLVKLTLRSTRMLDVDTTIEAIGRLPNLTILRLRRESFIGHELSFTFREGLFPSLTVMEFDRPLRLQSVEFHRGAMPKLEYLNFCAWYSETRIGLLSGLSNLRGLKHFTLSGSTYDDEFVEDLRAQIERNPNAPVFKRQ, from the exons ATGGAGGCGACGGTGCTGAGTGTGGGAAAGTCGGTGCTGGATGCCACGCTGAGCTACACCAGGTCCGCTGTGGCGGAGGAGGTCGCTCTGCAGCTTCGCATCCAGAATGACCATGATTTTGTCAGGGACGAGCTGCAGATGATGCAGTCTTTCCTGATGGCCGCGGACGAGGAGCCCGAGGACGACAACAGGGTGTCCAACACCTGGTACAAGCAAGTCGGCTCCGTCGCCTACGACGTCGAGGACTGCCTCCACGATTTCTCTGTCCATCTCGACAGGTCCTCGTGCTGGCCCCTCGTCAGGAAGCTCCGCGAGCGCCGACGCATCGCCGGCAGGATGAAGGAGCTTAGGGCAAAAGTGGAAGACGTGAGCAAGAGGAACATGCGCTACCAGCTCTTCAGGGACCCTGCATCCAGGcctgccgccaccgccgccgagcAGCGTAGCAGGACAGAGGCTGCGATATTCGGCATCAACGAAGCAAGGCACGCCAACAAGGCAGATCTCGTGCACCTCGTCAACAATGGCAGCGAGAAGCTTGGGGTGATCGCGGTCTGGGGAACAAGTGGCGACCTTGGGCAGACGTCCGTCATCAGAGCTGCATACGATCACGCGCATGTTAGAAGCAGATTCCCATGCCGAGCATGGGTCAGGGTGACGGATCCTTTCAGCCCCAGGGAATTCGTGCAGAGCTTGGTGGATCAGTTCACTTCGGACGTGGGAGTGCACGTCCTCTTGGAGACGGAGAAAGAGTTGGCTACGGAGTTCAGTCGCTATGTAGAGGACAACCGTTACTTGATCGTGCTTAATAATGTGTCCACCATTGAGCAGTGGGATCGCATTAAAATATGCTTTCCAAACAAGATGAAAGGGAGCCGAATCATAGTCTCCACAACACAAGTCGAAGTTGCAAACTTATGTCCGGGCCAAGAAATCCAAGTATCGGAGCTCAGCCAATTATCTGCTGATCAGACTCTTTATGCATTCTATGACAAG GATTCACAAGATACTGAGGCAGTGACTGGCTCAAACGTGGCCACAACTAGTGCTCACAACTCATTGTCCCCTACAAAAAAAAATCCATCTGAAGGTGCCGATGGAAATAATGCAGCTAGAAATAACCTTACTCGCATATATTCTTTGGAGGAGGAATCTCGGCTCATTGGCCGTGATAGAGAAAAATCGGATATAATGGAGCTAATTCTAAATCAATCAGGTCAAGAACTTCCAGTGATTTCAGTGTGGGGAATGGGTGGCCTTGGGAAAACTACTCTAGTGAAAGATTCATACCAAAGCCAAAGTCTTAGCAGCATGTTTGAGAAACGTGCTTGTGTCACAGTGATGCATCCGTTCATTCTAGGGGAGTTTCTTAAGAACCTGGTTATGCAACTTGATGTGGAATCTTCTGAAAGGAGTGTGATTCATTTTGGTGGCAGCACAAGAAAATCACTGGCAACGTTGGAAGTCGAGGATTTGATTAAAGAGCTGGCTAGGCTTTTAGAAAACAAGAGGTGCTTGATTGTTCTCGATGATTTGTCTTCTACTGCGGTGTGGGACTCGATAATTAGGAGCTTTCCCAGAATCAATAATACAAGCAGAATCATAGTTACCACAAGGGAAGAGAATGTTGCAAGGCATTGCTCATCGAGACCAGAAAATGTATACAAGCTCAATGTTTTACAATACAAGGATGCACTTGACCTGTTCACAAAGAAG GTATTCAAGGAGACATCAGATTTGGATAGTCATCCTGAATTGATTCATGAGGCGAAAATGATCCTTAAGAAATGCAATGGACTTCCTCTTGCAATAGTTACCATTGGTGGCTTCTTGGCAAACCAACCAAAAACAGTTTTGGAATGGAGAAAATTAAATAAGCATATTTGTGCTGAACTGGAGATGAACCCAGAGCTCGAGGTCATAAAATCCATCCTTACAAAAAGTTATGATGGTTTACCCTATCATCTCAAGTCTTGTTTCTTGTATCTAtccatatttcctgaagacCACAAGGTTAGCCGGAGACGCTTGGTGCGACGTTGGATTGCAGAAGGTTACTCAAGGGAGATCCGTGACAAGACTGTGGAGGAAGTAGCTGACAGCTATCTAATGGAACTAATAGATAGGAGCATGGTACTGCCATCTCAACAATCAGACTACAGCAGAAAAGCAATTGACTCTTGTCATGTGCATGATCTCATGCGTGAAATCGGCATCTCAAAGTCGATGGAGGAAAATCTTGTTTATAGACTGGAGGGAGCAGGCAGCAGCTCAAAGTCCCAAGGCATAGTTCGCCACCTTGCCATAAGTAGTAATTGGAAGGGAGATAAGAGTGAGTTTGAGAATTTGGTGGACCTATCTCGTGTGCGGTCCGTAACAGTATTCGGAACTGTTAGGCCCTTTTACTTCTCTGAAAAGATGAGGATGCTGCGAGTGTTGGACTTGGAAGGCACGGAAGGTCTAGTTGATCATCACCTTGGACAAATCGGGGAGTTGTATCACCTCAAGTACCTCTCTCTAAGAGGATGTGGTGATATCTATTACCTGCCGGAATCATTTGGTAACTTGAGGCAGCTCGAAACACTAAACATTGCATTCACAAATGTAAGGAAGTTGCCAAAGACAATCACCAGACTTACGAAGCTGCAGTTGCTGCGTGCTGGGACTGTCGGAAACAATGAAGCTGCAGTAGGGGGTCAGCTATGCCTTTTGACCCTGTTCTCAATGGCCTGTTGTGCGGCATGGTGCGCACCTCGGCTTTTGAAGAGGAGGCTCAATTTTGATGGAGAGCCAAACAGGGACGACGTCTGCACCGTGTGCTGCTGCTCCCTGATCCCTCTCCTCGCGACACGCGAAAGCCTACGTGGTGTTCAGCTGCCAAATGGGATTCGGAAACTGAAGGCCATGCAGACAATGGGCCTTGTGAACCTTGCACATGGGAAGAAGGTTCTACGCGACATAGGGACGCTCACACAGCTCCGCAAGCTAGCAGTGACAGGTATCAGCAGGAAAAACGCTGCAGAGTTATGCTTTGCTATTTCCAGTCTCAGCAGCCTGGAATCGTTACTGCTACGGGCAGACGGCAACATAGGCTTACTTGGCTGCTTACTTTTCATGCCCACACCTCCAAGAAACCTGCAGAGCCTCAAGTTGTATGGAACGCTGGGTCCTGAGCTGCCGACATGGATCGCAGGGATCCAGAGCCTCGTGAAATTAACTCTGCGGAGCACTAGGATGTTGGACGTTGATACCACCATAGAAGCCATTGGGAGACTACCAAACCTGACCATCCTGCGACTCAGGCGGGAGTCATTCATAGGTCACGAGCTCAGTTTCACTTTCCGTGAGGGTTTGTTCCCAAGTCTGACAGTGATGGAGTTTGATCGCCCACTGAGGCTGCAATCGGTGGAGTTCCACAGAGGAGCAATGCCTAAGCTTGAATATCTGAACTTCTGCGCGTGGTACAGCGAAACACGGATTGGTCTCTTGTCGGGGCTCTCAAACCTCAGAGGCCTCAAGCATTTTACGCTTAGTGGTAGTACCTACGACGACGAATTTGTGGAGGACTTGCGTGCACAGATTGAGAGGAACCCAAATGCACCCGTGTTCAAGAGGCAATGA
- the LOC8060576 gene encoding putative disease resistance RPP13-like protein 3 produces MEATALSVGKSVLNGALGYAKSALAEEVALQLGIQRDHAFIRDELEMMLAFLMAAHEERDEHMVVKTWVKQVRDVAYDVEDSLEDFSVRLGNPSWCWRVFRRLLDRHRVAKQMKELRAKVEDVSQRNVRYRLIKGSDDTKPAIGTGQSIMMTGETMSGMEEARKEKDKAKVDLISLMNKMDENLQVIAIWGRPSYVLQEASIIKIVYDNLKRRKQFDCHAFVKIIHPFSSTRFLQNIIRQFFVDSLEEAEKSTLGAQDLRRMGMVTESDLVDAFNKYLNEKRYLIVLTDLSNIEEWDQIKALFPSNNKGSRLIVCAEQVEVASLCVEPKTTTLPEHKKLCSNQQVLYAFYEKGSQGGTDSVGEGSSSNTTDTINNNNKSSLEVKGLSRMETTLAALKESQLIGREKDKSEIIKRISDRQSQEFEVISICGMGGLGKTTLVKHVYQSQELSRMFEKHACVTIKRPFNLSELLNSLATQLGGNERDGDKLASLLDERSYLIILDDMSSTTEWDAIVKYFPTTITTSKIIVTTREENICKHCSKKENIHKLQLLGDEDAQKLFMEKVFGTVSHLDEEYPELADETKQILKKCNGLPLAIVTMGGFLARQPKTLMEWRKFNEHISAELEMNTELQRIPNVLVKSYEGLPYHLKSCFLYMSIFPEDYSISRRRLVQRWIAEGYSSEVRGKSMEETADRYFMELIDRSVILPVRKHVPSLKGIDSCQLHDLMREISISRAMDENLVFRLEEGSSSSKTQAKIRHVAISSNWEGDKCEFESAVDLSHIRSLTVFGRWRSFFISEKMKFLRVLDLEGTSGLVDHHLEHIARLIHLKYISLRRCDDIYHLPDSWGNLRQLQTLNMKGTRICNLPKSITHLTKLQYLFARGSTPACFSLDGRLPNDLAKLCGACCVPKLLKDAEWMDGDPNWHDVCTFWCHVVFPSLAWMKLDPYGIVVPRSVRKLKALHTLGLVNIADSSKSALRDIRKLTQLRKLAVTGINKKNYQELCSTVTGLSRLESLAIKSNGEPGLQGCLDGLSSPPKKLQSLKLYGNLVKLPEWVKGFHNLVKLTLRSSKISELDATIEDLGKLANLASLRLWAKSFQGEDICFSFRQDTFPSLTVLELNSIDGLKLVEFGEGAMLKLELLGFCGSEESCTRLFSGLQFVTSLKVFNLDSKSYKDDFIEHLQALLAQNPNGPVLRRLQMRYFLLNLFYVSIMVAYRDTHTGLN; encoded by the exons ATGGAGGCGACAGCGCTGAGTGTGGGCAAGTCCGTCCTGAATGGAGCACTTGGCTACGCCAAGTCTGCATTAGCAGAGGAGGTGGCCTTGCAGCTCGGCATCCAGCGCGACCACGCTTTCATCAGGGACGAGCTTGAGATGATGCTGGCCTTCCTGATGGCTGCGCACGAAGAGCGCGATGAGCACATGGTTGTCAAGACCTGGGTGAAACAGGTTCGCGATGTCGCCTACGACGTCGAGGACTCCCTTGAGGACTTCTCCGTTCGTTTGGGCAACCCATCTTGGTGCTGGCGCGTCTTTCGCAGGCTGCTTGACCGCCACCGTGTGGCCAAGCAGATGAAGGAGCTCCGAGCCAAGGTTGAGGATGTCAGCCAGAGGAACGTGCGGTACCGCCTCATCAAAGGATCAGACGACACCAAGCCTGCCATTGGCACTGGTCAGTCCATCATGATGACTGGTGAAACAATGTCAGGCATGGAGGAAGCAAGGAAGGAGAAGGACAAAGCAAAAGTGGATCTTATTAGTCTAATGAACAAGATGGATGAAAATcttcaagtgattgctatatggGGACGACCAAGCTATGTTCTCCAGGAGGCATCCATCATCAAAATAGTCTATGATAACCTGAAAAGAAGGAAACAGTTTGATTGCCATGCCTTTGTAAAGATCATACACCCTTTCAGTTCAACAAGGTTTTTGCAAAACATTATCAGGCAATTCTTCGTTGATTCCCTTGAAGAAGCGGAGAAATCTACTCTTGGGGCCCAAGATCTGCGGAGGATGGGGATGGTGACAGAAAGTGACTTGGTTGATGCATTCAACAAATATTTGAATGAGAAGAGGTACCTAATAGTGCTTACTGACCTCTCCAACATTGAGGAGTGGGACCAGATTAAGGCATTATTTCCAAGCAACAACAAAGGAAGCCGGCTCATAGTGTGTGCAGAGCAAGTTGAAGTTGCCAGCTTATGTGTTGAGCCAAAGACGACGACACTACCAGAGCACAAAAAATTGTGTTCTAACCAACAAGTCCTTTATGCTTTCTATGAGAAG GGTTCACAAGGTGGAACAGATTCAGTGGGGGAAGGTTCTAGCTCAAATACTACAGATActattaataataataataaaagctCTTTAGAGGTAAAGGGACTGAGTCGTATGGAGACAACACTAGCTGCTTTGAAGGAATCTCAACTCATCGGCCGAGAGAAGGACAAATCAGAAATTATCAAAAGGATTTCAGATAGACAAAGTCAAGAATTTGAGGTGATCTCTATCTGCGGAATGGGTGGTCTTGGAAAAACAACTTTAGTCAAACATGTCTACCAAAGCCAAGAGCTCAGTAGAATGTTTGAGAAGCATGCCTGTGTCACGATCAAGCGTCCTTTCAATCTTAGTGAGCTCCTCAATAGCTTAGCAACACAACTGGGTGGTAATGAACGGGACGGTGACAAATTGGCTAGTCTTTTAGATGAAAGGAGCTATTTGATCATTCTTGATGATATGTCATCCACTACAGAATGGGATGCTATAGTAAAATACTTCCCTACTACTATTACAACGAGCAAGATTATTGTAACCACAAGGGAAGAGAACATTTGCAAGCATTGTTCAAAGAAAGAGAACATACACAAGCTCCAGCTTTTGGGAGACGAAGATGCGCAAAAACTCTTCATGGAAAAG GTGTTTGGGACGGTTTCACATTTGGATGAGGAGTACCCTGAGTTAGCTGATGAAACAAAACAGATTTTGAAGAAGTGCAATGGACTTCCTCTTGCAATAGTCACAATGGGTGGTTTCTTGGCAAGGCAACCAAAAACTCTCATGGAGTGGAGAAAATTCAATGAGCACATTAGTGCTGAGCTGGAGATGAATACAGAGCTTCAGAGGATACCAAATGTCCTCGttaaaagctatgaaggctTGCCATATCACCTCAAGTCTTGTTTCTTGTATATGTCCATCTTTCCTGAAGATTACAGTATTAGCCGGAGACGCTTGGTGCAACGTTGGATTGCAGAGGGTTACTCAAGTGAGGTACGTGGCAAATCCATGGAAGAAACAGCTGACAGATACTTCATGGAACTCATTGACAGGAGCGTGATCCTACCGGTTAGGAAACATGTTCCTAGTCTAAAAGGAATCGACTCTTGTCAACTCCATGATCTCATGCGTGAAATAAGCATCTCAAGGGCAATGGATGAAAATCTTGTTTTTAGACTGGAGGAAGGTAGCAGTAGCTCAAAAACACAAGCCAAGATTCGCCATGTTGCCATAAGTAGCAACTGGGAGGGTGATAAGTGTGAGTTTGAGAGTGCAGTAGATTTGTCTCACATAAGGTCATTAACTGTATTTGGAAGGTGGAGGTCATTTTTCATTTCTGAGAAGATGAAGTTTCTACGTGTGCTGGACTTGGAAGGTACGTCAGGTTTAGTTGATCATCATCTTGAGCACATTGCGAGGCTTATTCACCTGAAATATATTTCTCTAAGGAGATGTGATGACATCTATCATCTGCCAGATTCATGGGGTAACCTTAGGCAACTGCAGACACTAAATATGAAAGGCACAAGAATATGCAACCTGCCGAAAAGCATCACCCACCTTACCAAGCTACAATATCTTTTTGCTAGGGGTTCCACTCCTGCTTGTTTTAGCCTGGATGGAAGGCTACCAAATGATCTGGCAAAGCTTTGTGGGGCATGTTGTGTGCCTAAGCTTTTGAAGGATGCCGAGTGGATGGATGGTGATCCAAATTGGCATGATGTGTGCACTTTCTGGTGCCACGTTGTGTTTCCTTCTTTAGCGTGGATGAAACTAGATCCATATGGTATTGTAGTGCCAAGAAGTGTTAGGAAGCTAAAAGCCCTGCACACACTGGGTCTCGTGAACATCGCAGACAGTTCAAAATCTGCCCTACGGGACATAAGAAAGCTCACGCAATTGCGCAAGTTAGCTGTGACAGGCATTAATAAGAAGAACTATCAAGAGCTGTGTTCCACTGTTACTGGTCTCAGCCGTCTAGAATCGTT AGCTATTAAG TCAAATGGAGAACCAGGTTTACAAGGTTGTTTGGATGGCTTGTCCTCACCTCCGAAGAAGCTGCAAAGCCTCAAGTTGTACGGTAATCTGGTCAAACTGCCAGAATGGGTCAAGGGCTTCCACAACCTTGTGAAGCTGACACTACGGAGCTCTAAGATATCGGAGCTTGATGCCACCATTGAAGACCTTGGCAAGCTAGCAAACCTTGCTAGCCTGCGTCTGTGGGCAAAGTCATTCCAGGGCGAAGATATCTGTTTCAGTTTTCGTCAGGACACGTTCCCAAGTCTGACCGTGCTGGAGCTGAACAGCATCGACGGCCTCAAATTGGTGGAGTTCGGAGAAGGCGCAATGCTTAAGCTTGAGCTGCTGGGTTTTTGTGGTAGTGAGGAAAGCTGCACCAGGTTGTTTTCTGGGCTACAATTTGTCACAAGCCTTAAGGTGTTTAATCTGGACAGCAAATCTTACAAGGATGACTTCATCGAACACCTTCAGGCCTTGCTTGCCCAGAATCCAAATGGACCCGTTTTGAGGAG GCTACAG ATGCGT TACTTTTTACTAAACCTGTTCTATGTGAGCATCATGGTGGCATATAGGGATACCCACACTGGATTGAATTGA
- the LOC8060917 gene encoding 14-3-3-like protein GF14-C — MSREENVYMAKLAEQAERYEEMVEYMEKVAKTVDVEELTVEERNLLSVAYKNVIGARRASWRIVSSIEQKEESRKNEEHVAQIKEYRGKIEAELSNICDGILKLLDSHLVPSSTAAESKVFYLKMKGDYHRYLAEFKTGAERKESAESTMVAYKAAQDIALAELAPTHPIRLGLALNFSVFYYEILNSPDKACNLAKQAFDEAISELDTLGEESYKDSTLIMQLLRDNLTLWTSDITEEGTEEGKEASKGDAE, encoded by the exons ATGTCGCGGGAGGAGAATGTCTACATGGCCAAGCTGGCTGAGCAAGCAGAACGGTATGAGGAAATGGTTGAGTACATGGAGAAGGTGGCTAAGACCGTTGATGTGGAAGAGCTCACCGTTGAGGAGCGTAACCTCCTATCTGTTGCCTACAAGAATGTGATTGGGGCCCGCCGTGCCTCATGGCGGATTGTCTCCTCCATCGAGCAGAAGGAGGAGTCCCGCAAGAATGAGGAACATGTTGCTCAGATTAAGGAGTACCGTGGCAAGATTGAGGCTGAATTGAGCAACATTTGTGATGGTATCCTGAAGCTGCTTGACTCGCACCTTGTGCCTTCCTCCACTGCTGCAGAGTCGAAGGTGTTTTACCTCAAGATGAAGGGTGATTATCACAG GTACCTTGCTGAGTTTAAGACTGGTGCTGAGAGGAAGGAATCTGCAGAGAGCACAATGGTAGCTTATAAGGCAGCCCAG GATATTGCATTGGCTGAACTGGCACCTACTCATCCCATAAGGCTTGGACTTGCACTTAACTTCTCGGTGTTCTATTATGAGATTCTGAACTCTCCGGACAAAGCTTGCAACCTTGCAAAGCAG GCATTTGATGAGGCTATTTCTGAGTTGGACACGCTTGGTGAGGAATCTTACAAAGATAGCACCTTGATTATGCAGCTCCTAAGGGACAACTTGACCCTCTGGACCTCTGACATCACG GAGGAGGGCACTGAGGAGGGCAAAGAAGCCTCGAAGGGTGATGCTGAGTAG